A region of Streptomyces paludis DNA encodes the following proteins:
- a CDS encoding PP2C family protein-serine/threonine phosphatase: MNRTRAADGASSSDDTTSEDAQDKRDERDARNARDERESREAQAELEALEEASASWGFMECAVPGGLLALIITWELTRPTTPRENLLPRIVTCVAFLLLMAYLVVRVRRRAARELGEVRAVARAAQETLIRPLPSQLDGLALAARQLSVSRGADVGGDLYEALATPYGVRVVIGDVRGHGLPVISTVAAVLGSFREAAHDESGLDGVLRRLDRAHQRHVRDQARDSGGGGGTGAGGGAGGGIDGLEQECLSAEEFVTVLLLEIGPDAEVQVLNCGHPWPYLLGRCVTRLAAGEPLPPLGAAPLPADLPAQRCGRLLPGEAILLHTDGAEDARDPEGRFFRLPEELARILPSGGHQPLPPAALVRRIHLALLRHTAGQIRDDTALLVLRNDRVPVEEHERVPAQSGEPARGPTHGPDLAPAHGPDPGPAHGPDLAPTHGPELGSTHGPDHESARGPAHGPTRQAGLLLPLDE, translated from the coding sequence ATGAATCGCACCAGAGCGGCGGACGGGGCGTCCTCCTCGGACGACACCACGTCCGAGGACGCACAGGACAAGCGGGACGAACGGGATGCGCGGAACGCGCGGGACGAGCGGGAGTCACGGGAAGCGCAGGCCGAGCTGGAAGCGCTCGAAGAGGCGTCCGCCTCCTGGGGGTTCATGGAGTGCGCGGTGCCCGGCGGACTCCTCGCGCTGATCATCACCTGGGAGCTGACCCGCCCGACCACACCCCGGGAGAACCTGCTCCCGCGCATCGTGACCTGTGTGGCCTTCCTGCTGCTGATGGCCTACCTCGTGGTGCGGGTACGGCGCCGGGCGGCGCGGGAGCTGGGCGAGGTCCGGGCGGTGGCGCGCGCGGCCCAGGAGACGCTGATCCGGCCGCTGCCCTCCCAGCTCGACGGGCTGGCGCTGGCCGCCCGGCAGCTCTCCGTGTCCCGGGGCGCCGACGTCGGCGGCGATCTGTACGAGGCCCTGGCCACCCCCTACGGCGTCCGTGTCGTCATCGGGGATGTGCGCGGCCACGGGTTACCGGTCATCAGCACGGTGGCCGCGGTCCTCGGCAGCTTCCGGGAGGCCGCGCACGACGAGAGCGGGCTCGACGGGGTGCTCCGCCGGCTGGACCGGGCGCACCAGCGCCATGTCCGGGACCAGGCGCGGGACTCCGGGGGCGGGGGCGGTACGGGGGCCGGCGGTGGTGCGGGTGGCGGTATCGACGGGCTGGAGCAGGAGTGCCTGTCGGCCGAGGAGTTCGTGACCGTACTGCTGCTGGAGATCGGCCCGGACGCCGAGGTGCAGGTCCTCAACTGCGGCCACCCGTGGCCGTATCTGCTCGGCCGGTGCGTCACCCGGCTGGCCGCCGGTGAACCGCTGCCGCCGCTGGGCGCCGCGCCGCTCCCCGCCGATCTTCCGGCACAGCGCTGCGGGCGGCTGCTGCCCGGCGAGGCGATCCTCCTGCACACCGACGGCGCGGAGGACGCGCGCGACCCCGAGGGCCGCTTCTTCCGCCTCCCGGAGGAGCTGGCGCGCATCCTGCCGTCGGGCGGACACCAGCCGCTGCCGCCCGCGGCCCTGGTGCGCCGGATCCACCTGGCGCTGCTGCGCCACACCGCCGGCCAGATCAGGGACGACACGGCGCTGCTGGTCCTGCGCAACGACCGCGTCCCGGTGGAGGAGCACGAGCGGGTCCCGGCACAGTCCGGCGAACCGGCGCGCGGCCCGACGCACGGGCCGGATCTCGCACCGGCTCACGGGCCGGACCCGGGACCGGCTCATGGACCTGATCTCGCACCGACGCACGGGCCGGAGCTGGGCTCGACTCACGGGCCGGACCATGAGTCGGCTCGGGGACCGGCGCATGGACCGACCCGTCAGGCCGGTCTTCTCCTTCCGCTGGACGAGTGA